In Arachis hypogaea cultivar Tifrunner chromosome 7, arahy.Tifrunner.gnm2.J5K5, whole genome shotgun sequence, the genomic window AGGAATTTGATGCAATAACTTCAGGTATTGATAGACAAAGCCAATGATATCAAAGATCTGGGAAGTGAAATCAAAGTTAAGCCATATTGAAGAGAAGTAATTTGTAGAAATTGGAAAGCATAAGCTGATCTGAATGATCACACAAGTTAATTTACCCATCAACTAGTCAATACTGTTTTCACACTTGTCTATTGACTGAAAAATTTTAAtccaatataataataataataagaaagctgaaattgaaataaaaatcttaTGTTTGAGGTCCCACTAAACACACTACTTGCTCTTACTCTCTTCTATCTGAAAGGCCATACAAGTGAAGAGATTATGATCACCTTTTCAACACCAGAGACAGTGAGGACCCTTTCTGATAGCTCCAAATAATTCCGCAACCCAACTCTCAAGCACATCAAGAGGGTCTACACATTTATACATAAAGCACATCACTATAAAGTATAAACATACCAGTTTATATTGGTCTCAATCCTAATCCTGGCGTGAGCTGTTAAAACAAATAAATCTCATTTTTGTAGAAGATAAATCTATGATGAACCTAATCTTGAGACTAGTATAATTATTTCTCAACTATTAATAAATGTATAAGTGGCTGCAAACCTGCATACCCTGGTTGGCATATTGGgaatgggaaaaaaaaaaaaactaagcacCTTATTATTGCTGGAAGAAAAACAtgactaaaataaaattgtaaaactTTAAATTGAATAATGGTGTAGGGAAGTAGGAATTCACCTCCACCAATAACAACAAGCTTCATTAATCCACCATGGTAATAATCTTTGTATAGTTTGAATATTTGCTTCCGCAAATTAACACCCTTCTCCATAGCATCAACCAAGCTCTTCTTATTCCCTTCATGTACATGGAAAAGAATGAAATAGTAATTTAATTATACAGAGAAATCTAGATATCTAATTGACCATGTAATAGCAACACTTTTATGGCATACCCCAAAAGAATCTGTTTAAAGGATGACCAATAGCAGAAGTATGGCGTTGAAGTTGTTGAAGACGGCAAGCTTCGCTTTGCAAAGCCTGGTTAAATTCTATGCTCAGTTTTGTATACCATTATGGTATACCAAAAACATTATCAGCAAACTGCAGATAAGGAGATCTGAGCGCTTTCTAAAATCATAATTAAAGTGGAAATCTGCATTATTCGACTATGATGAGACATACCTGAATCTACTGCCTGTACTTCTcgctccatggcctccatttttaCAAGAGGCGAGATAAAGAACTGAGAAAATCTGATAAGAGAAGAAAGACCAAAATATAAGTTTGAAAAGAAGTCTTAGCATACTTATCAAGAGGATTGGAAATTCCAAGGGCCTCTTAATATTATCAAAATTGAATCATTAGATTCATTTAGCTATGTTTAAGTGCAATAAAAACAACaaatattgataataaaaatataacccAAATCACCAGAAAATATTTTACCGagaaaaatgaaatgaataaaATAATCAATATGTAGAATAAATATCACTAGATTTTATGTCTCTGGTCTTGTATTTTAACAAACATCGAGGAGGGATAATTAATTCTTATGTCCGTCTATAGGAAGTATTGTGGCATAGAATTTAGGTGTTTTGTTTAGAGAGGTAATCTCTTTGATATGTAGAGAGTAGAGTAGAGAACTTTGTacttttgatgcactttgttAGTCCCACTTTTACAGGTGCAgaaatattctctttttttttttattgagtaaTACCCCAAATAGGTCCCCAAGGAATTGGTCGTACGACTGATTTGTCCCCCAAAAAAATTAACTAAGTTCCCAGTCCCCAAAATTATTAAATATGTGCCATATACGTCCCTGCTCCAGGTTTAGCCGGTTAACTGAACACTCTTTCTCCTACGTGGAGGTGATAAGTATGACGTGTCAGGTTAAAGGCTTCTAGGACACGTTGGTCCTTGTACACGtggccaaaacgacgtcgtttaaagCCTtatcaaaacgacgtcgttttaagtTTGACAGATTAATCCCCAAACTTTATGAAATGAATGTGTTAAAACGCAGCGTTTGAATAGGGTCCTAGGATAAAAATGCATGTCCTTCTCCCTTGGCTCTGTTAAATGACCTGAAACCCCAAACCCTTATCCAAATTTTACAAGGcaactcttcatcttcctcaacTCCGTTAACATTGAGTGTAGTCTGTAACAGTCGTTTGACGAGGCTGACGGCGACTGTGTGGTGGCGATGGACTGTCGTGCATATCGCCATTGTTGGAGGTaagtcttttaatttattttttgaattaattcagAGGCGAAGATTCATGTATGATGAACATGCATGTCATGTGTAGGGTAgattaaagatattattttgcTAGTGTTGGTTAAGTCAGAGTTCTAAATTGATTTATTCTGTGACGTTTCATAGTAACATTACCGATGTAGGTGTTAAAAAATTGAATTCTGTTTTAATGCTCTTGTAATGGCTTCGTTGCTTGTTTAAGTTGTgatagatttttattttgttagattaGATGAGTGAAGACGTGATGCCCGTATTTCACCACGGTGGAAGCTTTGTGAGAGACAACACGGGAGTACTTGTGTACATCAATGGAGAAGTCAAGAAGTTTCCCCCAATGGACATTGATCTGATATGTTTCTTTGACCTGAAGAAACTTTTTTTGGACTTGGGTTACCATGACTATAAGGCAATATTTTGGTATGATCCGACTGCTACTGACCTGAAGTCTGGTCTTCACCCAGTTCATGGAGAAGAGATCAGAGATCTTCAAAAGAATAAAATGCTAAATGAGGACACTGATGAATTCTACATCTACTTTGACCATCCAATCATAGAAGATACAGAGTTCATTGATGATGATGGTGTTAGTGTTGAGGAAGTGGAAGTGCAAGAGGCTAGTGTTGAGGATGATGGTGTTGACAATGATGCAGATGTTGAGAGTTCAGATAGTGATGATGGGTATGAGTCAACAGAAGATGCATTATACAAGCCCCCACCTTCAGGATATGGTTTTTCAGATTCAAGTTCAGAGGAAGAGTTAGTTGGAGCTGGTAAGAAAGGAAAGAATAATGGGAAGAAGAAATCCAAAGTTAGTAAGCCTGTTAATGGGCCAGTTGGCAAGGGCAATGGCAAGCCAAAACGGGCAGCCATTGGAAGAGAAGAGGTAGCTGGAGCATCTGTTCAGAGAAAGAGTCATGGTGGGCCTGGCAGGCCCAGTAAGAGTGATTATGGGcctgttgaaaaagataaagtagtTAATGGGCCTTCTAGTGGCAACAAAAACAAAACTACACCTGCTAGTGCCAATGAGGGGCCATCGAAGTCCAAAAAACCTGCTACATTTGATGAAGAACTTGGTGTGGAGTTGTTACCTGAGTCAGACATTGAATTTGAGTATGATTCTGAAC contains:
- the LOC140173130 gene encoding nardilysin-like → MEAMEREVQAVDSEFNQALQSEACRLQQLQRHTSAIGHPLNRFFWGNKKSLVDAMEKGVNLRKQIFKLYKDYYHGGLMKLVVIGGDPLDVLESWVAELFGAIRKGPHCLWC